The genomic window CGGGCAGGGCAACGAACTGCACGTCACCCAGGTGGCCGTGGCCGACGAGCTGGCCGCCGCCGCGGATCTGGTGAAGGGCAAGCTGGGCGGCGTCCCGGTCGCGGTGGTGCGCGGGCTGCCGTTCGTCGACGACGGTTCGGGCGCGACGGATCTGCTGCGCCGCGGCACCGACGACCTGTTCTGGCTGGGCACCGCCGAGGCCATCGAGCGCGGGCGTGGCGAGGCCGTGTTGCTGCGGCGTTCGGTGCGCCAGTTCGCCGACACCCCGGTCGACCCGGAACGCATCCGGTCGGCGGTCGCCGTCGCGCTGACCGCGCCCGCGCCGCATCACACCCGGCCGGTCCGATTCGTCTGGCTGCGTGATCGAGACCTGCGGAACCGGTTGCTGGAGGCGATGGCCGACAAGTGGCGGGCCGACCTGACGGCCGACGGACGCGACCCCGAGCGGGTGGAGCGGCGCGTGGCGCGCGGCCGGATCCTGTTCGACGCCCCCGAGGTGATCATCCCGTTCTGCGTGCCGGACGGCGCGCACGACTATCCCGACGAACGCCGTCGCGCCGCCGAGCGCACCATGTTCACCGTGGCGGTGGGCGCGGCCGTGCAGGGTCTGCTCGTCGCGCTGGCCACCGAGGGGATCGGCAGCTGCTGGATCGGCTCGACCATCTTCGCCCCCGAGATCACCAGGGACGTGCTCGGTCTCGCCGCGGACTGGAATCCGTTGGGCGCCATCGCCATCGGTCATCCGCTGGAGGAGCTGACGCCACGACCGGTGGCGGGGCCGGGGGACGGGCTGGTCGTGCTGTGAGTGCGCGAGTCGTCGGAACGATCGGGCCGAGAGTCGACGGGGCGGCGCGGTGAGCGCCGAGTCGCTGCACGCGTCGGCGACGTCGCTGCTGGAGACCTGGCGGCCCGTGGCGGACCAGGATCGGTCGCTGCGCGAGGCCATGCTGGCGTTCCTCGGTTCCGCGCCGCGCGGGTGTCTGCGCGAGCACGCCCCCGGCCACATCACGGCCTCCGCCGTGGTGTTCTCGCACGACGCCCGTGAGGTGCTGCTGACACTGCATCCGAAGGTGGGGCGCTGGATTCAGCTCGGCGGGCACTGCGAGGAGGGCGACGAGACCGTCGCCGACGCCGCGCTGCGGGAGGCGACCGAGGAGTCCGGTATCCCGGGCCTGCGGATCGAGCCCGGCCTCTACGGTGCGCAGGCGCATCCGATCACCTGTTCGCTGGGTGTGCCGACCCGCCACCTCGATCTGCTGTTCCGTATCACCGCGCCCGCCGGTGCGGTCCCGGTGCGCAGCGCGGAGTCGACGGATCTGCGGTGGTGGCCGGTGGACGCGCTGCCGGAGGACGCCGAGGTCTTGTTGTACTGAGCGGCGCTCGTGGTGGAAGGCGTTCGGCCGGTGGTTCGTTCCGGCCGAACGCCTTTCGTTACGTCATAACAACTTTACAAATCATTTCTTTTGTATAGACATGAGACAGTTGTCGTTCTAATGTCCACCTCAGAAGTATTGTGCGTCACACCCCGGTGTGCGCCGCACTGATGGGAGACATCGATGTCGACGGATGCCGACGCGCCGCAGCGCCCGGTCGAAGCCCCGGCCTGGCGCGATCGCAAGCGCTATCTCTGGCTCTGGGGGCTGTTCGCGCCGACCGGCTTGTTCACGATCGGGCTTCCGCTCATCTGGGCGCTCAACGAACTCGGCTGGCATCGCCTCGCGCAGGTGCCGTTCTGGCTCGGCCCGATCCTGGTCTACCTGGTGATCCCGCTGGCCGACATCTTCTTCGGTCCGGACGGCGAGAACCCGCCCGACGAAGTGATGGAGTACCTGGAGAACGACAAGTACTACCGCTATCTCACCTACCTCTACCTGCCGTTCCAATACGCCTCGCTGATCATGGCCTGCTACCTGATCAGCGCCGACGATCTGAGCTGGCTCGGCATCGACGGTGGCCTGCACGTCGTGGACGAGATCGGCCTCGCCATCACGGTCGGCACGATCGGCGGCATCGGCATCAACACCGCGCACGAACTCGGGCACAAGAAGGTCGACCTGGAGCGGTGGCTGTCTCGCATCGCGCTGGCCCAGTCGTTCTACGGCCACTTCTACATCGAGCACAATCGCGGCCATCACGTCCGCGTCGCCACACCGGAGGATCCCGCGAGTTCCCGTGTGGGCGAGACCTTCTGGGCGTTCTGGCCGCGGACCGTGTGGGGCGGCCTGAAGTCTTCCTGGCGGCTGGAGAAGGTGCGGCTCGAGCGGCTGGGCAAGAAGCCGTGGTCGCCGCGGAACGAGGTGCTCTCGGCCTGGCTGATGTCGGTCGTGCTGTACGCGGCGCTGGTCGCGGTGTTCGGTCTCGGCGTGCTGCCCTACCTGGTGTTGCAGGCCGTGATCGGTTTCAGTCTGCTGGAGGCGGTCAACTACCTCGAGCACTACGGGCTGGTCCGCCAGCGCACCGACACCGGTCGATACGAGCGGCCCGCCCCGGTGCACAGCTGGAACAGCGACCACATCGTCACCAACATCTTCCTGTACCACCTGCAGCGGCACAGCGATCACCACGCCTACCCGACCCGCCGCTACCAGACCTTGCGCAGCTGGGACGGCGCGCCCAATCTGCCGAGCGGGTACGCGAGCATGATCCTGCTCGCCTACTTTCCGCCGTTGTGGCGCAAGGTGATGGACAAACGGGTGCTCGCGCACTACGGCGGCGACATCACCCTGGCCAACATCCACCCGGGCAAGCGGGATCGGATCCTCGCGCGATACGGGGCGGAGGTGAAATCATGACCGTATACCGTTGCCCCGTCTGTGATTACATCTTCGACGAGACCAAAGGCGCTCCGCACGAAGGGTTTCCGGCAGGCACCCGGTGGGCCGACGTGCCCGACGACTGGTGCTGTCCGGACTGCGGCGTGCGGGAAAAGATCGATTTCGAACCGGTAGGAGTGACCTCGTGACCGAATACAAGCTGTACCAGTGCATCCAGTGCGGCTTCGAATACGACGAGGCCAAGGGCTGGCCGGAAGACGGCATCGCGCCCGGCACCAGGTGGGACGACATCCCGGACAATTGGACCTGCCCGGACTGCGGCGCGGCCAAGGCCGACTTCTTCATGGTCGAGATCGAGCGGTCGTGAGATTTTGACTGGGGCGGATGCCCGTGACAACCTCGCGGGTATGCCGCGCAATGGACCGAGGGTTCCGTACCAGGAGGCGGCGCGGGAACTCCTGCGCACGTCTGTCCTCGACGCCATGCGCGAACTGCTGACCGAGCGGGACTGGTCCAAGATCACCCTCGGCGACGTCGCGGCGCGGGCCGGCGTGAGCAGGCAGACGCTGTACAACGAGTTCGGTTCGCGCGCCGGCCTCGCGCAGGGGTACGCCCTGCGCCTGGCCGACGACCTGGTCGACCACGTCCGCAGCGCCATCGCGGGCAACGAGGGCGACGTCCGCTCCGCGTTCCGCGAAGCGCTGTCCGGCTTCTTCCTCGACGCCGCCGCCGATCCGCTGATCCAATCGCTGATCGTCGGCGAGGTGAAGCTGGACCTGCTACGCCTGATCACCCTGGACGCGGCGCCGCTGGTCGAACACGCCACCGAGCGGCTGGCCACGGTGTTCCAGCACAGCTGGGTGGACGCGACGGAGGCGGAGTCGGTCGTGCTGGCGGGCGCACTGGTCCGGATCGCGCTCAGCTACATCCCGACGCCGCCCGGGCCGGGCCGCAACGCGCCCGCCGATCTGGCCGAACTGCTCGGGCCCTACGTGGAGGCCATCCTGGCCGCCCGCGAAGTGGGTCGACCGGCTGCCTCGGATTCGCTCGATTAGGGGATGGGGCCCCGAGAAATAGGGGCCACCGCCGCCCTGGTTAGGGGAACCTTAGGGGCGAATCCCCGATTTGCGGGAGGTATGCCGTGAGTGCTATCACATGTGAACTCCCTGAAAATCCGACCGCCATGCTTGTAACGGTCGACACGTTTGGACCGCGAAGTCCGGTGTAACGGACTTCGAGGCTGTAAGTATTCTCATACATCGGAGTTAGGATTCTTAATTAGCGGGGCAAACGTGCAAACGGTTGGCAAACCGGCGGGATCGGCTGATCCCAAACGCCATCTGTGGGTTCTCGGCCTGATCGCACCGGCTTCCGCGTTGCTGCCCTCACAGCTTGTGCTGCACACTGGCGCCGCGGTGTTCTGGTGGATCGGACCGATCATCGTGCTGATGGTGATTCCGTTGCTGGACTGGCTGGTCGGCGAGGACGGCAGCAATCCGCGCGACGAGGACTACGAACTGCTGTCCAACGATCGCTACTACCGGTGGTGCACCTTCCTGTTCCTGCCGATCCAGCTGATCGGCCTGATCATCGCCGCCTACATGTGGGCGGGTGACGAGCTGAGCGTGCTGGACAAGCTCGGACTGGCCGCCACGCTGGGCTTCGTCAGCGGCATCGGCATCAACGCCGCGCACGAGCTCGGCCACCGGGTGGAGCACATGGAGCGCTGGCTGGCAAAGATCGCGCTCGCGCAGTCCGGTTACGGGCACTTCTACGTCGAACACAACCGCGGCCACCACGTGCGCGTCGCGACGCCGGACGACCCGGCGAGCGCGCGGCTCGGTGAGTCGCTGTGGGAGTTCCTGCCGCGCAGCGTCGCGGGCGGTTTCCGGTCCGCGCTCGCGCTGGAGAAGGAACGCCTGGCGCGCAAGGGCCTGCCCTGGTGGACCGTGCACAACAACGTGCTGCAGGCGTGGGCGATGACGCTGGCGCTGTTCGGCGCGCTGATCGCCGCCTTCGGCATCGCGGTGCTGCCCTGGCTGCTGTTGCAGGCCGTGATCGGCGCGGCCCTGCTGGAGACGGTCAACTACGTCGAGCACTACGGCCTGCTGCGCGAGCGCAAGCCCAACGGGAGCTGGGCCCGCTGCTCGCCGCGCGACAGCTGGAACAGCGACCGGCTCGTCACCAACATCTTCCTGTTCCACCTCCAGCGGCACAGCGACCACCACGCCAATCCGGGACGTCGGTACCAGACCCTGCGGAGCTCGGAGGAGGCCCCGCAGCTGCCCGCGGGCTACGCGAGCATGATCGTGTTCGCCGCCATCCCGCCGCTGTGGCGCTCGATCATGGACCACCGGGTGCTCGCCCACTACGACGGCGACATCACCCGCGCGAACATCCAGCCGCGCAAGCGCACCCGGATCCTCGCGACCTACCGCGCGACGGCCTGAGCGCCGCGTCCGTGCCCGTCGAGGCGTGCCCTCGACGGGCGCGCGGTACGTCGCGAGGCGTTCAGCGACTAGCCTTGCATCGGTACAGCCGACCATGGAGAGGCAGATGACGACCTCAGAACTTCCCGCACGCACGTCCATGACCCCCGATGTCCGCAATGGCATCGATTACAAGGTGGCGGACCTGTCGCTGGCCGAGTTCGGCCGCAAGGAGATCCGTCTGGCCGAGCACGAGATGCCCGGTCTGATGGCTTTGCGCCGCGAGTACGCCGACGTGCTGCCGCTGAAGGGCGCGCGCATCTCCGGCTCGCTGCACATGACGGTGCAGACCGCCGTGCTGATCGAGACCCTCACCGCGCTCGGCGCGCAGGTGCGCTGGGCCTCGTGCAACATCTTCTCCACCCAGGACCACGCCGCCGCCGCGGTCGTCGTCGGCCCGCACGGCACGATCGACGAGCCCAAGGGCACCCCGGTCTTCGCCTGGAAGGGCGAGACCCTGGAGGAGTACTGGTGGGCGGCCGAGCAGATGCTGACCTGGCCGGGTGAGCCCGCCAACATGATCCTCGACGACGGCGGCGACGCCACCATGCTCGTGCTGCGCGGTGCGCAGTTCGAGAAGGCCGGTGTGGTCCCGCCCGCCGACGAGGACCACTCCGCGGAGTACACGGTCTTCCTGAACCTGCTGCGCGAGCGCTTCGAGACCGACAAGGGCAAGTGGACCGCGATCGCCGAGAGCGTCAAGGGTGTCACCGAGGAGACCACCACCGGCGTGCTTCGCCTGTACCAGTTCGCCGCCGCGGGCGAGCTGGTGTTCCCGGCGATCAACGTCAACGACTCGGTGACCAAGTCGAAGTTCGACAACAAGTACGGCACCAGGCACTCGCTCATCGACGGCATCAACCGCGGCACCGATGTGCTCATCGGCGGCAAGAAGGTGTTGATCTGCGGTTACGGCGATGTCGGTAAGGGGTGCGCGGAATCGCTTGCCGGACAGGGCGCCCGGGTTCAGGTCACCGAGATCGACCCGATCAACGCGCTGCAGGCGCTGATGGACGGCTACGACGTGGTGACCGTCGAGCAGGCGATCGCGAACGCCGACATCGTGATCACCTCGACCGGCAACAAGGACATCATCACCCTCGAGCACATGAAGGCGATGAAGGACCAGGCCATCCTCGGCAACATCGGTCACTTCGACAACGAGATCGACATGGCGGCGCTGGAGCGTTCCGGCGCAACGAAGTTGAACATCAAGCCGCAGGTCGATCAGTGGACCTTCGGTGATTCGGGCAAGTCGATCATCGTGCTGTCGGAAGGCAGGCTGCTGAATCTGGGCAACGCGACCGGCCATCCGTCGTTCGTGATGTCGAACAGCTTCTCCAACCAGGTGATCGCCCAGATCGAGCTGTGGACCAAGCCGGACGAGTACGACAACGAGGTCTACCGCCTGCCCAAGCACCTGGACGAGAAGGTCGCCCGCATCCACGTCGAGGCGCTCGGCGGCACGCTGACCAAGCTCACCAAGGACCAGGCCGAGTACATCGGCGTCGACGTCGAAGGCCCCTACAAGCCGGACCACTACCGGTACTGAGCCTTCCCTCGCGCGAGCGGCCCGGCGACCCACGCGGTTGCCGGGCCGCTCGGCGTGTAAGCCCTTGTCGCGCAAGCGCGCCGAGACGCACGGCCCGATCCGCGGACCGGCGCGGGGCACGGCGATCGAGGTCCGCCGAACCCGTCGGCCTCGACGCGCGCGGACCTGCCGTTCGGGCCGCCGGTGTCGGTGGCGGCTGCCGCGGCGGCGATCGGTACTGTGACCTGCCATGGGTGCCCTGATCGCGCTGGAAGGTCTGGACGGCGCCGGGAAGCGCACGCTGACCGACGCCGTGATCGCCGCGCTCGCCGACCGCGGACTGCGCGCGGCCACGCTGGCCTTCCCGCGCTACGGCCGGTCGGTGCACGCCGATCTAGCCGCCGAGGCGCTGCGCGGCGCGCACGGCGACCTCGCCGACTCGGTGTACGCGATGGCGTTGCTGTTCGCGCTGGATCGCGCCGACGCGCGCGCGGAGCTGGCGAAACTCTTGGCGGACAACGACATCCTGATCCTGGACCGCTACGTGGCCTCCAACGCGGCCTACAACGCCGCCCGGCTGCACCAGTCCGCCGAGGGCGAGATGGCCCGCTGGACAGCCGATTTGGAGTACGGCCGGTTCGGCCTGCCGAAGCCCGACGTGCAAGTGTTGCTGGACGTCTCGTCCGAGGTGGCCGCCGAACGTGCGCGCCTGCGCGGCGAACTCGACGAGTCCCGGGCGCTCGACGCGTACGAACGCGACGGCGGGCTCCAGCGGCGCACCCTGGAGGTGTACCGTGAGCTGGCCGAACGGAACTGGCACGGCCGGTGGTGGACGTACCGAATCGGTGACGATCCGGCATCGCTGGCCGCGCGTATCGCCGAAATTGTTGCCCGATAGGGTTGGATGTGCGGCGGGTTCGCACCAGTGTTGGCGTGGCGGCCCGATCCTGGCCTGGGAGATGACAACATAGTAATTATGAAGCCGAAGATTCTGGTCGTCGACGACGATATGGCACTCGCTGAGATGCTCACGATCGTCCTGCGCGGGGAAGGGTTCGACCCGCACGTGGTCGGCGACGGTACGCAGGCACTGGCGGCGGTTCGCGAGATCCGCCCCGATCTGGTGTTGCTGGACCTGATGCTGCCCGGCATGAACGGCATCGACGTGTGCCGTGTGCTGCGGGCCGATTCCGGAGTCCCGATCGTCATGCTCACGGCGAAGACCGACACGGTCGACGTCGTGCTCGGTCTGGAGTCCGGTGCCGACGATTACATCGTCAAGCCGTTCAAACCGAAGGAGCTCGTCGCCAGGGTGCGCGCCCGCCTGCGCCGTACCGAAGAAGAGCCCGCGGAGCTGCTGTCGATCGCGGACATCGTGATCGACGTG from Nocardia bhagyanarayanae includes these protein-coding regions:
- a CDS encoding coenzyme F420-0:L-glutamate ligase yields the protein MTSIDHAAGELSILPVTGLPEFRPGDDIAEHIAARAPWLADGDILVVTSKIVAKAEGRIVAAPLDPEERDAARRALVDQEAVRVLARKGRTLITENKLGIVQAASGVDGSNVEQGELVLLPSDPDASAKALRAALAERLGVTVAVVVTDTMGRAWRNGQIDAAIGAAGLRVLHDYAGSVDGQGNELHVTQVAVADELAAAADLVKGKLGGVPVAVVRGLPFVDDGSGATDLLRRGTDDLFWLGTAEAIERGRGEAVLLRRSVRQFADTPVDPERIRSAVAVALTAPAPHHTRPVRFVWLRDRDLRNRLLEAMADKWRADLTADGRDPERVERRVARGRILFDAPEVIIPFCVPDGAHDYPDERRRAAERTMFTVAVGAAVQGLLVALATEGIGSCWIGSTIFAPEITRDVLGLAADWNPLGAIAIGHPLEELTPRPVAGPGDGLVVL
- a CDS encoding NUDIX hydrolase, with product MSAESLHASATSLLETWRPVADQDRSLREAMLAFLGSAPRGCLREHAPGHITASAVVFSHDAREVLLTLHPKVGRWIQLGGHCEEGDETVADAALREATEESGIPGLRIEPGLYGAQAHPITCSLGVPTRHLDLLFRITAPAGAVPVRSAESTDLRWWPVDALPEDAEVLLY
- a CDS encoding alkane 1-monooxygenase, whose amino-acid sequence is MSTDADAPQRPVEAPAWRDRKRYLWLWGLFAPTGLFTIGLPLIWALNELGWHRLAQVPFWLGPILVYLVIPLADIFFGPDGENPPDEVMEYLENDKYYRYLTYLYLPFQYASLIMACYLISADDLSWLGIDGGLHVVDEIGLAITVGTIGGIGINTAHELGHKKVDLERWLSRIALAQSFYGHFYIEHNRGHHVRVATPEDPASSRVGETFWAFWPRTVWGGLKSSWRLEKVRLERLGKKPWSPRNEVLSAWLMSVVLYAALVAVFGLGVLPYLVLQAVIGFSLLEAVNYLEHYGLVRQRTDTGRYERPAPVHSWNSDHIVTNIFLYHLQRHSDHHAYPTRRYQTLRSWDGAPNLPSGYASMILLAYFPPLWRKVMDKRVLAHYGGDITLANIHPGKRDRILARYGAEVKS
- a CDS encoding rubredoxin, giving the protein MTVYRCPVCDYIFDETKGAPHEGFPAGTRWADVPDDWCCPDCGVREKIDFEPVGVTS
- a CDS encoding rubredoxin, with the protein product MTEYKLYQCIQCGFEYDEAKGWPEDGIAPGTRWDDIPDNWTCPDCGAAKADFFMVEIERS
- a CDS encoding TetR/AcrR family transcriptional regulator, encoding MPRNGPRVPYQEAARELLRTSVLDAMRELLTERDWSKITLGDVAARAGVSRQTLYNEFGSRAGLAQGYALRLADDLVDHVRSAIAGNEGDVRSAFREALSGFFLDAAADPLIQSLIVGEVKLDLLRLITLDAAPLVEHATERLATVFQHSWVDATEAESVVLAGALVRIALSYIPTPPGPGRNAPADLAELLGPYVEAILAAREVGRPAASDSLD
- a CDS encoding alkane 1-monooxygenase, with protein sequence MLHTGAAVFWWIGPIIVLMVIPLLDWLVGEDGSNPRDEDYELLSNDRYYRWCTFLFLPIQLIGLIIAAYMWAGDELSVLDKLGLAATLGFVSGIGINAAHELGHRVEHMERWLAKIALAQSGYGHFYVEHNRGHHVRVATPDDPASARLGESLWEFLPRSVAGGFRSALALEKERLARKGLPWWTVHNNVLQAWAMTLALFGALIAAFGIAVLPWLLLQAVIGAALLETVNYVEHYGLLRERKPNGSWARCSPRDSWNSDRLVTNIFLFHLQRHSDHHANPGRRYQTLRSSEEAPQLPAGYASMIVFAAIPPLWRSIMDHRVLAHYDGDITRANIQPRKRTRILATYRATA
- the ahcY gene encoding adenosylhomocysteinase; this translates as MTTSELPARTSMTPDVRNGIDYKVADLSLAEFGRKEIRLAEHEMPGLMALRREYADVLPLKGARISGSLHMTVQTAVLIETLTALGAQVRWASCNIFSTQDHAAAAVVVGPHGTIDEPKGTPVFAWKGETLEEYWWAAEQMLTWPGEPANMILDDGGDATMLVLRGAQFEKAGVVPPADEDHSAEYTVFLNLLRERFETDKGKWTAIAESVKGVTEETTTGVLRLYQFAAAGELVFPAINVNDSVTKSKFDNKYGTRHSLIDGINRGTDVLIGGKKVLICGYGDVGKGCAESLAGQGARVQVTEIDPINALQALMDGYDVVTVEQAIANADIVITSTGNKDIITLEHMKAMKDQAILGNIGHFDNEIDMAALERSGATKLNIKPQVDQWTFGDSGKSIIVLSEGRLLNLGNATGHPSFVMSNSFSNQVIAQIELWTKPDEYDNEVYRLPKHLDEKVARIHVEALGGTLTKLTKDQAEYIGVDVEGPYKPDHYRY
- a CDS encoding dTMP kinase; the encoded protein is MGALIALEGLDGAGKRTLTDAVIAALADRGLRAATLAFPRYGRSVHADLAAEALRGAHGDLADSVYAMALLFALDRADARAELAKLLADNDILILDRYVASNAAYNAARLHQSAEGEMARWTADLEYGRFGLPKPDVQVLLDVSSEVAAERARLRGELDESRALDAYERDGGLQRRTLEVYRELAERNWHGRWWTYRIGDDPASLAARIAEIVAR
- the mtrA gene encoding MtrAB system response regulator MtrA, with translation MKPKILVVDDDMALAEMLTIVLRGEGFDPHVVGDGTQALAAVREIRPDLVLLDLMLPGMNGIDVCRVLRADSGVPIVMLTAKTDTVDVVLGLESGADDYIVKPFKPKELVARVRARLRRTEEEPAELLSIADIVIDVPAHKVSRGGQQISLTPLEFDLLVALARKPRQVFTREVLLEQVWGYRHAADTRLVNVHVQRLRAKVEKDPENPEIVLTVRGVGYKAGPP